Genomic segment of bacterium:
ATCTGACACAGTATCGCTTCCGCCTGATCACGCCCTTCTTTTTAGGGCTGCTCCCGGCGGCCTGGTATCTCCTTCGAGCTCCTGGACCCCACCGGCCGTTACTGGCATTCTGCGCCTTCCAGATCGGTGCGCTACTTTTCCAGGCTCCGGGCGAGCCCCGGTACATGATGCCGGCCTGGGCGCTCCTGGGGATGCTGCTCCTGCATGGGGCTGAGATTGCAGGATGGACCCGACTCCGGTTTGGGCCTTTAGTGCTCGGCCTGATGGCCCTTGGTCCGATGGCCTGGACACTGGCGCATCTGCAGATGGAGTCGCGGGATCGCCTCCCGTTCATCCTGGGAGAGGAAACCCGCTGGGAGTCCTATGCCCGACGGGTAGAAACTGCGCCGGCGATTGCCTATGTCGAGGCTCATCTTCAGCCCGGAGAACGGGTCCTCCACGGCGACCCCCGGGTCTATCTCTATCAGGATCCTTCCGTGGTGGATATCGTGTATCCGATGGATCATCCAGGGGTCCCCAGCTTTAGTCGCGAGCCCCGGCGCATCCTGAAGCAGTGGCACGAGCGCAAAGTCCGGTTCGTCACGCTCTCAGCCGGCGCACATTACATGGGTCTGACCCGTGCGACCCTCCTGGAGGCCCAGAAGGCGAATCCGGCTGGACCATCAGGACGGCTGGGCATTCGCTCGGCCTTCGATGACCAACCGCCCATGTTGTTTCGCCAGGGGAGTGAAGGTACCTGGGAACCGGTCGGACCGCTGCCAGAGTCGCCCCTCGGACCCCTCTCCCCCCGAGTGATGGAGCTGGGAGGCTTCACCACCTCGGAACTGGTACCGGTCAGTAATCCACGTGTGACGACACCCCCTGCAGAAGAACCGAACTATCTCCTTACGGTCAAACCGCTCCAGCAGCGCTGGTCCGACATCGATGTCCGCATCATCCTGACCTGGCAATCGCTGATCCGCGATGGTGCCCTCGTGAAAGTACTGGACAACCCGGCCTGCCCTGTGTGGGAAGTCCGGTACCCAGCGTCCTGGGGACCACCCGGCACCGATCTGCGGGAGCACCGGCCCGGCTAATGTTTCTCCTGGCATTCCCGGTCCTGGTGCTCGCCATGCTCGCTGCCGGACTCTGGCTCACCGAGCGGCTACGCCTTACCCCGTCCCATCCCCTCGAGCATGGCTGGATCGCCTCCGTGCTGGGGCTTCTCGTGCTGGGGTTGCTCTCCACAGCCCTGGGATTCCTGCAACTGCTGAGCCCCCTCTGGCTCTGGCTGGGGAGTGGCAGCTTGCTTGTCCTCGGATGGCGGGACCTGCGCTGGTTCCTCCGCCGGGACCTGTGGCAACCGGTCTCCACCGAATGGAAAGCACTCCACTGGATCTGGTGGGTGGTCAGCGCCATTACTGGGTTGCTTTGCCTGCTGCATGGGCTGCTCGCCCTGGCCCCCAACACCCAATGGGACACGATGGCGCACCATTTCCTCGTCCCCGAGATGTATCTCCGCTGGGGAGGCATCTACGATTTCCAGCAGGTCCAGCAGTCGTACTTTCCGTCGCATTTACAAATGCTCTATGCCCTGGGAATGAGCATCGGGGGGGAACAGACTGCCAGTTTGCTGGGATGGTGGTGGTCGGTGCTGGTGCTAATCGGAGTGCTGGTCATTGGTCGCACCTGCTGGCAACTGGAAGCGGGTATCGCCGGCGCGATCATCATGCTCACCCAGGAGCTCTACTCCAAGCAGCTCCAGGGGGGCTGGGCCGACTCCGGGGTCGCGCTCTTTGTCTTGCTCGCGAGCTGGGGGCTCATCCGCTGGATGCAGTCCCAGGATCGCGCCTGGCTTCTGACCGGCGCGCTCGCGATGGGGGGAGCCCTCGCCTCCAGCAAACACAATGCCCTCCTCCCCATGACCCTGATGCTCCTCGGCATGGGCCTCTGGCCGCTGTTGCGACCCCGATTGCTGGAATCCGCTCCTCCAGTGTCGTGGAAAGGAGTTGCGACCGCCGTTGCGCTCTTCATAGGAGTCGCGCTCCTGCCACCCCTCTGCTGGTACATCAGGTCCCTGCACTACACCGGATCGCCCGTCTATCCCCTGACGCTCTTCGGCCTCTTCCCCGGTCCGGAGCTGCCGGTCTACGCTGAGAGTTCCTGGATCGACCTCAGCTATCGCCGGAATCTGATGGCGCTGCTGAGCTATCCCGTAATGCTGACTTTTAGTCCGTCGCTGCTGGAGGGATTCCAGGGACGTTTCCCACCGCAGTGGACCCTCCTGTTGCCGCTCCTGCTCTGGCGCAGCTGGCGGGTCCCGGTGGTGACCTGGTTCACGGGCCTGTGGGTCGGGACCCTCCTGCTGATGTTTGTCGTGGCTCCCAAAGAGACCCGCTACATGCTCTTCGCGGTCCCCTGGCTGGCGCTGCTCAGCGGTGGGGGAGTCCACCATCTGCTAGAGCTCCTCCGCCCTGCGCCACTCCGGCATCTCTTGCTGTTGCTCCTCCTGCTGGCACCGATCAGCTTGAGGCAGGGGGGGCTGCGTGAGGACATCATTCAGCGCTGGCGAGTGGTTGCGAAGCAGGAGAGTCGGGCGAAGTACATCGCCCGGGCGACCCCGGTCACGGCGTTCATCAACTGGATGAACAACAACCTCCCGGAGGATGCCTTCGTCTTTTGCCTGGAGGACCGGACCTATCGCCTCGCTCCGGACTGGACCAACTACTACGCTGCCACCGAGGACTTCCCGCAAACCGCCGAAGAGAGCTACACCTTCTGCTTCCGCCAGGGTGTGACTCATCTCTACCTCGGGGATGGGACCATCATTCAGGCTCAGGTGCTGAAGAACATCGTCGATCTCCCGCCAGATGAGCAGGGAATCACGCATTTCCGAATGGCGCAGGTGATGCGGAACCTCAAAGGGGAACTCATCCCGGCGAATCGCCACTGGGTCGCCTGGTCGACTGTACGTCGATTCTTGCAGCGGGCTGGCTTTACGGTGAGTACGGACGAATTCGGCATTGAAGTCTTCAGCATCCCCCACGACCGGCTCCTCTCTACTCCGGTCCAGCGGGCGCATTACAACGTCATGGGCGCGATGACGGAAATGTATGAGCGGGGGATGATGCGACTGCTCCGCTCTGATGGCCTCAATATGGTCTTTGAGTATGACTACGAGCCCATCGCGCTCTATGAAGACCCGGCCAACTTCGGCATCGGTCGTCCTGACTGGACCCGACGCCAATAGCAGTGTGTCCTCGTGCTACGCTCCCCGACGTGACTGAAACCCTGCGAATGCCTGAGCCTGACGCCGACCCTGGGGCGGAGTCCGTTGTCGCCGCCGAGGATGCCGGCTTCGATGGCTTTACGGTCCGCCTGCCGGCATTCGAGGGGCCACTGGACCTGCTGCTGCACCTGATCCGGAAGCACGAAATCGACCTCTTCGACATCCCGATTCACTTCATCACCTCGGAGTACCTGCGGCATCTGCAGCTGCTCGAAGAACTGGATGTGACGGTCTCATCTGAGTTCCTGGTGATGGCCGCGACCCTGGTCCACATCAAGAGCCAGATGCTCCTCCCCAGTCAGTTCCTCCGGTCGCTGATGACTGATGCGGAATACCGTAAGTCGCTGGCCCCGGAAGACCCCCGCTTCGAGCTGGTCCAGGCGTTGCTTTCGCGTCAGGCAGTGGACACTGCCGCTGCGGAACTGGGACGGCGCGATGAGCAGGCCCGGTGTATCTACTTTCCCGACTTTGAGCGGTCCCTCGAAGGCTTCGATGGGGAGTTAGAAATCGACCTCTCCGGACTCACCATTAATCGGCTGCTGACTGCCTTCGAGCGTGTCCTGACCCGGGAGCGGGATCCCGCCATGACAGTCATGGCAGCGCGCCTTTCCGTCGGAGATGTTATGCGTGAAATCCGGCATCTGCGGCAGCAGGGGCATCTGGCGTTTACCTTCCGGGACCTGATCCGGGAAGAGCCCCGGGGCTACCGTATCGTGGCCGTGTTCCTGGCGCTGCTCGAACTGGCACGTCAGGGGCGGCTACGGCTGGAACAGGAAGAGCCCGATGGTGACATCGCCGCCGCCTGGGAGGATCAGCCCTCCGGAGTCGCCGCATGAAGCAGGAGGAGCAGGAGCACGATATGACCGTCGCTGAAGCGCGTCATGCAGAGGAACAGGATTGCGACGAGCAGCCCGTTCCGGAGGCCGTTGATCAGTCGGATGATTCTTCCGAAGAGCTGGCTGAAGCGCCGGAACTGACACCCATTCCCTTTGAGCAGCAACTCATTGAGCAGCCGGTACTCCTCCAGCGGACCCTCCAGGCTTTGCTTTTTCTTGAGCCGGATGCGGTGACTGCTTCCAGGCTGGCCTCTGGACTCGGCATCGAAGTGAGCTATGTGGAAACGGCACTACAGGAACTCCGGACCTCCCTCGCTGACCAAGGGATTGTCCTGCTGGAGGGGGGGGGAGTCTGGCGGCTCGGGACCCATCCGGAACTCGCGACCGCGATTGAGCGGTACTACAAGCGCTCACGACGTCGCAAGCTGAGTCGTGCCATGCTCGAAACCCTCGCCATCATTGCCTGTCAGGGACCGGTCACCCGGGCGGAAATCGAGGATGTCCGCCAGGTCAACAGCGATGGGGTCGTGGCCCGCTGTCTGGAACTCGACTTCATCGAGGTGGTGGGCCAGAAGGAAACCCCGGGGCGTCCGTTGCTCTACGGCATCACTGAGGATTTCCTGCGGCATTTCGG
This window contains:
- the scpA_2 gene encoding Segregation and condensation protein A, encoding MPEPDADPGAESVVAAEDAGFDGFTVRLPAFEGPLDLLLHLIRKHEIDLFDIPIHFITSEYLRHLQLLEELDVTVSSEFLVMAATLVHIKSQMLLPSQFLRSLMTDAEYRKSLAPEDPRFELVQALLSRQAVDTAAAELGRRDEQARCIYFPDFERSLEGFDGELEIDLSGLTINRLLTAFERVLTRERDPAMTVMAARLSVGDVMREIRHLRQQGHLAFTFRDLIREEPRGYRIVAVFLALLELARQGRLRLEQEEPDGDIAAAWEDQPSGVAA
- the scpB gene encoding Segregation and condensation protein B, which gives rise to MKQEEQEHDMTVAEARHAEEQDCDEQPVPEAVDQSDDSSEELAEAPELTPIPFEQQLIEQPVLLQRTLQALLFLEPDAVTASRLASGLGIEVSYVETALQELRTSLADQGIVLLEGGGVWRLGTHPELATAIERYYKRSRRRKLSRAMLETLAIIACQGPVTRAEIEDVRQVNSDGVVARCLELDFIEVVGQKETPGRPLLYGITEDFLRHFGLADAGDLQALLPVEWGSLPRQTLLPLQASPAEASPEVEPVGSLDTAADS